In Streptomyces avermitilis MA-4680 = NBRC 14893, the genomic window CACGGCGCGCAGTCCACCGGGTCCTTCCCGAGCGAGCCGGGGTTGTGCTCGGAGTGCCGCTTGCCCGTCGCGTCGGCCTCGGAGGCGCGGGTCGGCGGGTGCAGGGCGGTCATCAGTTCCAGGCCGGTCACGGCGGTCGATCCGCGCGGCGTCATCACCCGGGACGCGTACACGCCCAGCACACGGGCGAGCTCCGCTGGCGGGAGCTGCCCGGCCTGGCCCCAGTGACGGGTGTCCAGCGCGTTCCACGACGGAATGCACAGCTGCACGCAGGCCCGCTCCGAACCCTGCGCGGGACGGTAGATCCGCGCCCACGGGCCGAACCCGCGCTTCGTCAGCTTCCACTCCGCTCGGGCCAACTGCTTGATGACCTTGTGGCCCTCGGGGATCCGCCCGGCGAGCCGCTCCTCATCCGTGAGGGTGGTGGGCAGGCCGTAGCGCTCCAGCGCGGACTGGGTGAGCACAAGCAGTGGGTCGGCGTCCTTGCCCGGCCCGGACAGCTGCGGCTGACCGAGCTTGGCATCCTTCAGGGTCCAGTCGACCAGGGCCGGGATGGACTTGGCGGGCACGTCCAGGACCAGGCCGCCGACGCAGTACGCGAGGACCTGGCCGTCGGCGTCGACGTCGACGACCGCGATCGGACCGTTGGCAAAACGCGGGTCGGTGCCGGCCGGAGTGTTCGCCGGGGCGGCCTTCCGCGCAGCCGGGCGGCGCGACGTCGACGACGGCCTGGCGGTGCGCGCCGGACGCGACGCGGCAGCCGGAGCAGCGGCGTTGTCGGTGGGGCGGGGCTGGATGTTCTCAGAAACAGTCATGGTCGCAGCCTCGGAGGCCGGGGCTGTGGACAGAGTCCGCGCTTCCGGAGCCACGGGGACGCTCGTGAACGTCTCCGGGACCTTGGCCGTGACACCGGACGGGGCGTCGGCGTTGTCCGTGGGAGCCGGGTACATCGCGGCCCATCCGTCCAACAGGTGCTTGTACGCGGCGAGGCGCGGTGGGCGGGGCATCGTGCGGCCGGTCTCCCAGCCATTGACGGTCTCCCGTTTCGTCTGCAGCGCGATCGCCACATCCTCCTGGGTCAGACCTGCCGCTTCACGCAGCCGCTTCCGCTCGGTCGGCGGCGGCAGCAATGGGCCGCGGGCCAGTAGCTCTGCGGCCCGCGCCATCAGTTCTTCTTCCGTGGGCATACGGCGACCTCCTACACCCACCCTACCGAATCTCACATTGGAAATCACATCGAACGTCACTTTGAACGTAACTTTTCAGCTCACGCGAGTGTATGATCACGCTCGTTCTGCGATCTCGCGCCCGACAGAGGCCAGGGCGCGGCACCCGTCACCAGGAGGAACGGTGGAACAAGGAACAGCCAGCGGCCCGGCGGTTCTCTCCGAGCAGGAGAGTTCTGAGGTGCTGCACCGGCTGATCCTCCCGGCAGCGACGCGAAGCGCCGTCCGGCAGCCCCGGCCGGTCGTGGGTGTCGTCGCCGGGCAGCCCGGCGCCGGGAAGACCGAGATCGCCGACCTCGTGCAGGCTGTGCTGGACCGCCGCGGCGGCTCCGTACGCGTCGGCCGGGACCTGTACCAGCCGTTTCACCGCCACTACGCCGACGCCCTGGCCGCCGATGTCCGCACGGCCGGAGCGGTGGTGCGCCCCGATACCGCGCGCTGGCAGGCCGCCGTCGAAGCCCACGTCCGCGAGATGGGCTTCGACGCGGTGGTGGAGTCGGCGCTCGCCGACTCAGACGACTTCCGCACCTCGTCTGCCGCCTACCGGGCCGCCGGGCACCGGATCGAGGTGGTGGCGCTGGCCACCGCAGAGGCCCTGAGCCAGCTCGGCATCGCGGACCGCTTCCTCACCGAGGACGCTGCCGGCGGCGGCCGATATGTGTCCTGGGAAAACCACGACGGCTGCGCGACGAACATGCTGGCCACGCTGGCCGTCATCGAGACCGAGCAGCTCGCCGACCGCGTCACCGTCGTACGGCGCGACGGCACCGTTCTCTACGCCAACGAGCTGACCGCCGAAGGTGGTTGGCGGCGCCGGACGGCTGCGGATCGAGTGGTGCGGCGGGAGCGGTCACGGCCGTGGACCGCGCCCGAGACCGCCTCTTTTCGCCGCGAGCTGGCCCGCACCGACCGGCGCGTGCACGCCGAACTCGTCAGCGAGGACCGGCGCCTGGCCGTGCAGCGGGACACCGAGCGCGCAGCCGCCTGGTCCGAGCCGGTCCGCCGCATCGCCCAGCCCCGCAGGCGCGCGCCCGGCGTCGACTACCACCGGCTCTCGCCCGACGAACACCGCTGGATCTTCGAGGAGCTGATCGCCCCGTCGTACCTAAACTGCGTTGTGCCCCGCGACGATCCGCGCGCCGTGTACGTCCTGGGCCAGCCCGGAGCGGGCAAACTCCTGGCCGCCAGGATGGTCCGCCGCGCCATGCGGCCCGGTACGACCCGCCTGGTCGGCGACGACTTCAAGGCCTCGCACCCCGACTACTACCAGCTGCTGCGCGACGATCCCCGCAGCGCCGGGGCAGCAATCCGAGCCGACTACAAGGCGTGGTTCGCCCAGGCTGAGGAGTACGTACGCCTGCGGCGCGGCGACGTCCTGATCGAGGCCGCCCCCGGCAACGCGGAGGAGTTCATCGACAGCGCCCTGCCGTTCGCGACCATCGGCTATCCGGTCGAACTCGTGGTCCTGGCCGTACGGGAAGCCGACAGCCGGCTCGCCACCGCGCTGCGCTACGCCCGGGCGCTGCAGCGCGGCGGCACCGGCAGGTTCACCACACGCGCCGGGCACGACACCTGCTTCCGCGCGCTCGCCGACGTCGTCGCCGTCGCTGAGCGGCACCCGCAGATCGCGGCCGTGACCGTGATCCGCCGGGACGGCCACGCCCTGGTGCGCCACGAGGCCGGCGGCGCCGGACGGGCGTCGTGGGCGCTGACGGCGGAACGGCTCCGCCCGTACACCGAGCAGGAGGCCGCCGCGTTCCTCCGCCTCCACCAGGCGCTGCGCCGGGCGCTCCCGCAGCACCGGGCTGAGCTGGACGAGATCTCCGCTCTCGCCCGGCCCCTGATGCCGCCTCGGGTGCAGCCGGCCCGCATCGACCGGCCGCGCCCGACCGTCTGGCCCCTGCCGATCCCACGACGGGCCCCGGGCTATGACTCGCTGAGCTCCCTCAGCCGTGCCGCATAAACGGCGGCGATCCGCTCCGCCTCCTCCGGGTCGGCGGTCGCCAGCTGCGCCTGGTCGGCGAGCGCGGCCTGACGGCCGGCCTTCAGCTCCTCGATCCGCTCCTCATCGGGCACGGGTGCGCGGCGCTCCGTGATGATCTGAGTGTTGTACCAGTTCACCACTTCCTGGACGGCGTCCTCTGCCGCTTGTTCCTCGCCGCCTCCCAGGCCGGAGAAGTCGGGCTCATCTGGTGTACCGGGCATGGCAAACTCCTTTTGATCTTGAGTGGGCGGTTATTGTCCCCGCTGCCTCAGAGCCCTCGCCCACCACGGTCTCTGGCCCTGCTGTCTCCTCTCCCAGCGGCGGTGTTTCAGCGCCCAGCGCCACGCCCTGATCCGCCGATGAATTCGGCCGATGCGGCTGTCGAGCACGTGATACTCGGGATCGGCCAGCCGGACCAAGTCCTGGTCGACGCCCAGGGAAAGACCGAAGAAGGTGCCTTCCTGGACTTCTTTGAACAGGGCGACGCCGCTGACGACGACCGTGTTGATCGGCACGCTCCCCCGGTACGCCGCGCGGGGCTCGGGCAGGAGAAGCGTGTGACGGATGTCCGAGGGGTCGAACCAGTCGTCAGAGACGGCGAAGGCGTTGGAGCCGAAGTCGTTGACGCCGACGTACCACGAGCGATAGCCACCGACGTTGCCGAAGTAGTGCTCTTCGAAGTAGCCGTAGCGGCGGTTGCCGAGCCAGGCCCGATGGATGACGGTGCTGTCGTCGGAGAGAGTCGCGAAGGTGCTCTTGCCCAGCCGGATCCGCGTTTCGTTGACCCGTATCCAGGGCCTGAACCACCAGCTGGTCGTGGTGATCCCGTACATCACCACGACGTCGTCCTCACACCAGGTGACCAGGTAGCAGAGTCTCGACAGGAGCCAGGTCCGGACAGTGAGCTCGACTTTCCGCTCCCCGTCATCGGCTCCTTCGGGCTGCTCATCCGGGGCGAGTCGCGTGGCGTGCAGCGTCGACTGCCACCTCGGCTTGTCGAGCAGGGACTCGACATAGTCGTGCCGGACGCCCGGGGTGATCTTGCGGAGACGGGTGGTGACATAGCGCCGGCGGCCGACGGTGCGGCGCCATCCCTCGGTCAGCGTTTTGGTGAGGGTCCAGCTGGCGACCAGGACTCCCGCCGCCTGCCAGAGGTTGAGGGTGGTGCTGTACCAGGGCTCGGGATCGGGCTTCATCGCTGAAGGATGCCGTACGCCCCAGGCCCCGCAGCAGTCTGCCGCCCTGGAGCGGGGCGGACTCCCCAACAGGAGTGCGGCGGGCATAAGTTGGATCCCGCAGGTGATCATCATTCGGGGGTGGGTGTGGCAGGCCGGGATCTGAGGGCTCTGTTCAGTACGAACGACCGCAGCGTGCAGGCCGACGAGGCGTTCACAAACCGCGCCTCACAGTGGGAGACGGTCGCGGCCGCGCTCACCGAACACATCCAGCGCATCAGCGCACCCGGCTTCGACGCAGAGGACCTCGAGGCGCCCCGCAACCACGTTCTGGTCTTCCACGGAGTGGGTGGCATCGGCAAGACGACCCTGTCCCGGATGCTGGAGGCGGCGCTCACCGACGCCGGACGGCGACCCTCCCAGTGGGGCGAGCCCGGCTGGCCGGCCGACCGGATCCTGCCCGTACGCATCGACCTCGCCCGCTCCGCCGGCACCGACTTCGAGCAGATCGTGCTGACGATCCGGGCCGCCCTCACCCGGATCGGGCGCCCCCTGCCCGCCTTCGACCTGGCCCTGCGCCGCTACTGGGAAGCCAACCACCCGGGCGAACCGCTGGAGGAGTACCTGCGCCGGGGCGGTCTCGGCTCCCGGTTCGGGCAGGCCCTGCCGCAGCAGATGCAGTCCGCGCTCTCCGACGTCGCCCAGGCGCTCATGCTGCCCGGCACCATCGGCTCGGTCGTCGGCCAGGTCACCGGCGCCCTGGTCGGTGCGCTGCGTGAACGCCGCCAGACCGTACGGGCCCTGGCAGGATGCGCCCGGCTGGCCGATCTGCTGGAGGCCGAACCCGACCTGGACGCCTTGTCCTTCTACCCGCACCTGCTCGCGTGGGAGCTCGCCCGCCTCCCCGAAGGCAAACGCGTCGTGCCGGTCGTACTGCTCGACACGTTCGAGGACATCGGCGACCGCACCCGCCGCGACCTTGAGCGCCTGGTCCAGCGGACGGTGTGGCTCTTGCCGAACGCCTTATGGGTGATCACCGGCCGCTCCCGTCTGCAGTGGGCCGACCCAGCGCTGCAGGGCCAGCTCGACTACACCGGCCCCGCCGCCTGGCCCGGCCTCGTCCACTCGGCCGTGCCAGCCGCCCGCACCCCCACTCCGGCCGGCACCGCACGGCAGGTCCTGATCGGCGACTTCTCCCCCGAGGACTGCGACGACTACCTCGCCCGCCGCCTCACCCGCGGCGGGCAGCCCCTCATCAGCGAGCCCGTCCGGCAGGTCATCACCGCCCGCTCGCACGGCCTGCCCCTGCACCTCGATCTGTCCGTCGCCCGGTTCCTGGAGCTGAGCCGCAGCGGCCGCACCCCGCACCCCAGGGACTTCGACCACGACTTCCCCGCCCTGGTCGCCCGCACCCTGACCGACCTCACCCTCGATGAACGCCACGTCCTGCGCTCGGTGAGCCTGCTGGACGCCTTCGACGTGCCGCTCGCCACGAGGGCCGCGGGCCTCGCCCACGAAGGCCCGGCCCTTCGGCTGACCGAGCGGCCCTTCGTCCACGACAGCCCCTTTGGCCTGTGGCCCTTCCACCTCCACGGCCTGATCCGATCCGCCGTACGCAACGCCGACGACACCACCGACGACCGCTGGACTGAACGCGACTGGAAGCAGGCCGCCCAGCGAGCCTTCACCGCCCTGGGCGAGCAACACCAGGCCGCGCCCGGACCGGACCGGCTCCTGCTGATCGCCTTCCTGCGCCAAGGCCTGCGCCTCGCCCGGGACCACCGACTGAACCTCGGCTGGCTCACGCCCGCCGCCTGGACCTACGTCAGCGACTCCGTGTGGGAACCCCTCGCCCCACCCGACACCGACACCGACACCACGGGACTGGACACGGCCGCCGACGCCCTGGTCGAACTCCTCAGCGCGCTCGGCCGCCGCCAGCACCAGCACCGCTCGCACACCGTCGCCCGTCTCACCACGGTCATCACCAGCCGCCTACTCCCCGACGACTTGCAGCACATGGCGTTGTACTACCGGGCCAAGGCCCACCGCGACCTCGGGGACAGCCCGGCCTCCCGCGCGGGCATGCAGGCTGTCGCCGACGGCCGAGGCCGCCTTGCCCCCGCCGCTCGCCGCGGACTTGCCCATCTCGCCCGTATGGCCGGCGACTTCCCCACCGCCCTGGCCACCGCACGCACCCTGGGCTGGGAAGGACGCCACCACCGCGTCGAAGGCGACATCTGGTGGCCCCACGGGGACATGGACCGCGCCGCCGCCGCGTACGCCGCCGCACGCGACGAAGCCGAACATCACGGTGTCACTGGTGAGCGTGGCAACAGCCAGGCGCACCGCGCCTTCGCCCTGGCCTTCGCCGACCCGATCGTCGCCGACGACGAACTCGCCCTCGCTGAGCAGCTTCTGGCCGACGTGGATCTGCGCGCCACCACCCTGAACACCCATATCGCGGCGCTCGCCCGCG contains:
- the tap gene encoding telomere-associated protein Tap, which encodes MPTEEELMARAAELLARGPLLPPPTERKRLREAAGLTQEDVAIALQTKRETVNGWETGRTMPRPPRLAAYKHLLDGWAAMYPAPTDNADAPSGVTAKVPETFTSVPVAPEARTLSTAPASEAATMTVSENIQPRPTDNAAAPAAASRPARTARPSSTSRRPAARKAAPANTPAGTDPRFANGPIAVVDVDADGQVLAYCVGGLVLDVPAKSIPALVDWTLKDAKLGQPQLSGPGKDADPLLVLTQSALERYGLPTTLTDEERLAGRIPEGHKVIKQLARAEWKLTKRGFGPWARIYRPAQGSERACVQLCIPSWNALDTRHWGQAGQLPPAELARVLGVYASRVMTPRGSTAVTGLELMTALHPPTRASEADATGKRHSEHNPGSLGKDPVDCAPCEAPDGHPLLKDLPRFHVRGPGEKLFEEAYDWARPMTDAECTLRHLVGIDVNMAFAAGANGLVVGLGAPTHVKAPVFDPKLPGSWLVDLSHVDLSRVKLGKDKWADLDGSLLPSPFTPKGERPEGPAWYATPTVAYAVELGYDVTPLEAYVRYENGRYLDGWYNRLRDAYLATMADLGVDADLSPADFLTAMDGYRGRDPELAIVVSAVKATVKGGLGKLRERPRGEGWRPGGPWRALSRPTWRPDIRAAVISRTRINLHRKIVKHAAFTGQYPIAVLSDCVVYAADGTSPLDFLPYRDGKPLPGGFKLGINPGLVKHEGTQSVLWGEEVRERFNAPELNLARYIKDGTVTDVDNGE
- a CDS encoding zeta toxin family protein, which translates into the protein MEQGTASGPAVLSEQESSEVLHRLILPAATRSAVRQPRPVVGVVAGQPGAGKTEIADLVQAVLDRRGGSVRVGRDLYQPFHRHYADALAADVRTAGAVVRPDTARWQAAVEAHVREMGFDAVVESALADSDDFRTSSAAYRAAGHRIEVVALATAEALSQLGIADRFLTEDAAGGGRYVSWENHDGCATNMLATLAVIETEQLADRVTVVRRDGTVLYANELTAEGGWRRRTAADRVVRRERSRPWTAPETASFRRELARTDRRVHAELVSEDRRLAVQRDTERAAAWSEPVRRIAQPRRRAPGVDYHRLSPDEHRWIFEELIAPSYLNCVVPRDDPRAVYVLGQPGAGKLLAARMVRRAMRPGTTRLVGDDFKASHPDYYQLLRDDPRSAGAAIRADYKAWFAQAEEYVRLRRGDVLIEAAPGNAEEFIDSALPFATIGYPVELVVLAVREADSRLATALRYARALQRGGTGRFTTRAGHDTCFRALADVVAVAERHPQIAAVTVIRRDGHALVRHEAGGAGRASWALTAERLRPYTEQEAAAFLRLHQALRRALPQHRAELDEISALARPLMPPRVQPARIDRPRPTVWPLPIPRRAPGYDSLSSLSRAA
- a CDS encoding ETEC_3214 domain-containing protein, with the translated sequence MKPDPEPWYSTTLNLWQAAGVLVASWTLTKTLTEGWRRTVGRRRYVTTRLRKITPGVRHDYVESLLDKPRWQSTLHATRLAPDEQPEGADDGERKVELTVRTWLLSRLCYLVTWCEDDVVVMYGITTTSWWFRPWIRVNETRIRLGKSTFATLSDDSTVIHRAWLGNRRYGYFEEHYFGNVGGYRSWYVGVNDFGSNAFAVSDDWFDPSDIRHTLLLPEPRAAYRGSVPINTVVVSGVALFKEVQEGTFFGLSLGVDQDLVRLADPEYHVLDSRIGRIHRRIRAWRWALKHRRWERRQQGQRPWWARALRQRGQ